One part of the Microbacterium aurugineum genome encodes these proteins:
- a CDS encoding PHP domain-containing protein: protein MSHPLLRGDHHVHSTFSDDAVSTLSENVEAAAASGLSTVRLVDHVRESTTWVPEYLSAVRALRVPDGLVVLTGVEAKILDSSGSLDIPALPDGIDRILIADHQYPGVDGPLGPSVVRERIAAGWAVDDVLDQLVNALIAAMRRYPGNQLAHCFSLLPKIGLSEQDLGAERTQAWARAAVETGTRVEVNEKWACPGPEVLSALRRAGGELVASTDSHEAADVGRYSRVIPLLDAIEASS, encoded by the coding sequence GTGAGCCACCCCCTGCTTCGCGGCGATCACCACGTCCATTCGACCTTCTCCGACGACGCCGTCTCGACGCTCTCCGAGAATGTCGAGGCCGCGGCAGCGTCGGGCCTGAGCACGGTGCGGTTGGTCGACCATGTGCGTGAAAGCACCACCTGGGTGCCCGAGTACCTCTCCGCCGTGCGCGCTCTCCGGGTGCCGGACGGGCTCGTGGTGCTCACCGGTGTGGAAGCGAAGATCCTCGACAGCTCCGGATCCCTCGACATCCCGGCTCTGCCGGACGGCATCGACCGGATCCTGATCGCCGACCATCAGTACCCGGGTGTCGACGGTCCGCTCGGCCCGTCCGTCGTGCGCGAGCGGATCGCCGCAGGGTGGGCGGTGGACGATGTGCTCGACCAGCTCGTGAACGCCCTGATCGCCGCGATGCGCCGGTACCCGGGGAACCAGCTCGCGCACTGCTTCTCCCTCCTGCCCAAGATCGGGCTGTCCGAGCAGGATCTCGGGGCAGAGCGGACGCAGGCCTGGGCGCGTGCCGCCGTCGAGACCGGGACACGGGTGGAGGTCAACGAGAAATGGGCGTGCCCCGGGCCTGAAGTGCTGTCGGCCCTGCGACGGGCGGGTGGAGAGCTCGTCGCCTCCACGGACAGTCATGAAGCGGCGGATGTCGGCCGATACTCCCGTGTGATCCCACTGCTCGACGCGATCGAGGCCTCCTCATGA